Genomic segment of Vitis riparia cultivar Riparia Gloire de Montpellier isolate 1030 chromosome 19, EGFV_Vit.rip_1.0, whole genome shotgun sequence:
agaaataaaataccgaggaaaaaaattattttctcatatttggttttactatgacaaatatgaaagaaaatcaaacgtaattaaaattaaaattagtcaGAAATTAAtgtagttttaaattatttaatttttaaatagaggaggaaaaataagtgaattGAGTTTAAAGTATTATCTAGAAATAAGTCATTGTGtttcaatctaatttttattttccttcattttttcttttcaatccacttttcatctctattttctttcccttgtattccctcaaattttccaaaaccagACATTACCTTAAGATTTATCATAGAATCTTTTATTATGATGTTTTTGTGTAAGAGAATTTTCCCAGATATCTTGAAAAGAGGTTGAGGTACTTGGTTCTTGGTTCTTGCCAATTAGTGCAAGAGTTAGGAGGACCAACATAAAGTCTGAGTTAAGTTGAATCCCGAAGATAGAGTTGCCATGATCCCTTGCATAAGTGGGAGGCTTCAACTATCTTCAAGAAGCATTATGCAGCCTCTTAGCTAGATTTGATACTAGTGCAAACTTATTGTGCAGggttaactttaatttttttatttttccagtATACTTAGCATCTATATCTGTATGCTTATCTAGTTGAAATGGctgttgcatttttttttttaaatcatgatGATAATTTTCAAGGCAGTGGTTGCTTTATTCAGTTCATTTTACGagcaaagaaaattttggaacaGGACAGAAAATTATATTGTTTTGGTTTGTGAGAAATGGAAACCTAAACAACTGAACCTTATATAGGTGTGTTGAGAACTTGGAAAGCTCAGGCTACTGGAGgtttttgtttctgtttttaattttgttttttctttttattttatttgatctttCTATAAATTGATGagaaattttgtttgtttcatttgtGAGAAATGGAGTTTGCTGCTCAACTGATGAGAATATAAGTGCATTGAGAGTTCAGCCAGTAAAGGATGATAAATTTGAGATGGAGATGTTTGTTTCTTCTATTCCGTGCAATTTTTCACTAGCCAAATGAAATGATaaggaaatatatatgtattatttatgTGTGCATGTGTAAGTATATGCATGTATGTTTGTGTGTAGTTTAACTGCTTTAttttgttgcttgatttttgttATGATAATTTTTGAGGTAGtggttgttttgtttggttgtgaagaaaattgtggaatttttgagGCAATgattgctttgtttggttgcaaAGAGAGTTGTggaattttcttctcttttcttttctgtttttgatGCCCCTTTATGAGCTCTCCAATGAGCCTTCTTCTACTAGATTGGGACCAATTTTGCTCCTTAAGAGGTTTTAGGTGAGAAGACTGCCCTTGGTGTCTTGCCGCCTGAGGGTTCAATAAACCTAAACTTTGATGGATGCTCTTTGGGCAGCCTAGGGTAGTTAGGCATAGAAGGTGTGTTGAGAGGCCATTGTGGTGCGGTATTGAGGGCTTACCCTAAACCTACGTGGGAGGGTTGATCACCAAGGCAGAGATATTTACTCGCTTGGAAGGTTTACTGTGAGCCAAACACTTGGGTATTTCTAACCTAAACGTGAAGGAGATTCATCAATTGCTATTTCTTGAGTATCTAATAGGTAGAGAGGTTCATGCAAGTTTGATGGATGCCCTTGCATTATTATAGAATCGAGATATTCTTTTTCTTGGGTTCCACTCTTGGCTAATTAAGTTGCAGACCATGTAGCCAAACAAGGAGCAAAGCAGGGGGCTTTTTACCTCCTCAAGTGTAGAGAACATTTTCTGCATGTGTacattgttttttgttctttaagcCATATGtggtttgttttgtttcttgaagGAGCAATGCATGCATGCTGTTCTCTTTTTGATTAGCTATTGTTTATTTTGGAAAgatttttcttccttctatGTGCTTGCCATTTTAATACAATGAgattgttgttttttattttttatttttatttttaaagaaataaaattatggaaTATACAAGGCTTACTGCCTCTGGCTTTGCTCTCATTGGTCAATGAAGGTGTTGGTCTTAGTTGTGTCATGGAGCAACCTTGTAAGCATGGGAATACACAATCAAAATGTAATGTGTGAGACAACAATCGCCATAGCAGTAGATTATAGGTTTCAACACTTTACACTGGTTTGGAGTTAACATAGGGGATAAACTGCAGGCAACAACTTTACAAGGTCTAGGACTCACCATGCACATTTCATGAAGAGCTTTTAGGACACTTAATTCACTGGTGGGATGGCTGGTTTCAGAAAGTATGGCCTTGGAgaaagaaaattccaaaaagaaTTTCTTTAGCTGACTCCAAGTACTTGCAATGAAGTTTTTTAAGGTTGAGAcatcatgattttattttatgtcaacCTTTCAAAATAAGCTCTAATGTATATTAGGTTAATATTGGCCTCAGATTAAATTTTAGAAACCTCAAGGGTTGGAACTTGAGTTGATTGTGAATCTATATGCTCTGGATAGCACTCTTTTGATCCTATGTAGCCATACCTTGCTTATATGTTGCCTGGTCATAAATCATAGTGTACATGTTTAGGAACTATCTAAACCTAGTGGATTTGACATAGAAGTTGTTTCACTCCATTTTCCGGATCCTTTTGTACCCCATGTTTATGGCTAAAGCTATAGGACAGAGTTCCCTGATCTTATACTTGTTAAGGTTGCTGGAgtaattgattttgatatttaagTTAAACTTTAAGAACCTGATACTAGTATACAATTAACAAATAAGCATTTACATATGACCTTGTACTGAACTTGTTATTTCTTCATGATGTCTTTCTGTCTAAAATAAATTGCTgtcaatttaaatattttttcctaatttctGGATTTTATAGATACCTGTGGTAAAATATTCTAATTAACACACATTCTCTTatacttattattaatatcatcaGTATCAATAGAAGGGAAGATATTCATTTACCCAAGCATTTGTTACATGTTAATTGTGTCTTGCAGCATGGATGCCCGGGAGAAATCAAGATCCACAACATTGGAAACACCAGGACATAAGAGGGTACCCATCTTTGTGATGATGCCTGTTGACTCATTTGGCATCGACACTTCTGGGGCCCCCAGGATTAGAAGGTGAGTTTTTATGCTTTCAGTTGACAGACATTTAAAACACTGTGTACATCAAAGTTATAGAAAGCTATTGACCATGAATGTTGGAGAAAGATTGTTGAATTTCTGATGCAATTAGAACACTGGTGGACCTACCTGAATTAAGAGATGACCTCCATTTCCACCATATACCtcttctaaataaaaaagaatgcaCTAGCAATGGGCTTAGGGTAGCCACTGGGGCCATTTCCTAATATAAGATGCAAACCATTTTAATCTtgatctctttctctctctctctctctctctcacacacacacacacacacacacacactcctTCTATTTCTataattgtatattattttcaatacgTATTGGTGACAAAAACATCTCTATGCATTGCTTGTTGCTGTTTCAGAATCAAGGCCTTAACCATGTCACTAAAAGCACTCAAGTTGGCAGGTGTCCATGGCATTGCAGTTGAGGTTTGGTGGGGCATTGTAGAGCGTTTTTCTCCTTTTGTATATAATTGGTCTCTCTATGAAGAGCTTTTCAAATTGATATCTGAGTCAGGGTTGAAGTTGCATGTTGCCTTATCTTTCCACTCAAACATGCACTCCTCGTCCAGAGTGAAAGGGGGTGTCAGTCTTCCTCTATGGATTGTAGAGGTATGTTTGTTTTACTTGGTCATCTCTGGTTGATTTAATGTTCCCATGTTGATACATCCTTGAAAATCTCCTAGGGCAAACTATCAGACTTGTGACCTCTGGCATCCAAGGTGCCAAAACTTTCTAGATTGTTTGATACATATGCTTTATTCAAAGTCATGGAGAATGTTCTAGATTTAAATGGTCTTATGCGATGTACACTATCCtacatcttcatcttcatcttttcCTAGGTGTATCCTCTGCATGTGTGCTATTTTATGCATTGAAAGTTTTATGAGAGAACAGTGGCAGTTAATGgcaatatatatttgtttgcaTCCTTTTTAGAACATGAACCTAGATCATGAAAGCTAGTACATGTTTCTCTTTTCAGATTGGAGATCTCAATAAGGATATTTATTATCGAGACCAAAATGGTTTTTCCAATGATGATTATCTTACACTAGGGGTGGATGAACTTCCTTTGTTTTGTGGCCGGACTGCTCTCCAATGTTATGAAGACTTCATGTTcagttttattaataaatttgaatcaTTTATTGGAAGTGTGATCGAAGAAATAAGTGTTGGCCTTGGTCCTTCTGGGGAACTTAGGTACTTTTCCAGATTTGTAACACATCCACAGGTATGAAGCAGGCGCAGACTTTATCTTATGGAAGATCACATGCAGGTATCCAGCACATCCTTTTGGTGATGGTAGATGGAGATTTCCTGGGATTGGTGAATTCCAGTGTTATGACAAGTACATGTAGGTTATATACTATTTCATCCTGTGATATCCACTCAGTTTAGATTGTCACTATTAAAAAGCTTGTTTTACTTACAGGATGAGGGACCTGAAGATTGCTGCATGCCAGGAAGGAAAGCCTCAGTGGGGAGATAAGGGGCCGCAGAATGCTGGTTATTACAACAGCCTTCCATCTGGGGCCCCTTTCTTTGAAGAAGGACAGGAAAGCTTTCTTTCTGACTATGGTCGTTTTTTTCTTGTACGTATCCTATGTGCAATTTTCTGGTTTGAACTTTTTTGTATTACCAATGTGCATAACTAAAACTTTGTGGAACACAGCCTTGTGTAAAAAGTTTTTCTATCTTGACACCATCTCTGATGATGCAACCATAAGTTTTACCTTCATTTATAAACAAATGgctattgttattttttaatttcaaaaataagatTGCATTGTCTTAAAAGAGGGATTTGAGATGGGAAAACTTtgtgcaaaaagaaaaaaaaaaaaaaaaaaaaaccattttccaaCTTTATATTTGACTTGTGATATATCAACATTCACAATTATCTTTACAGTTAAAACATGTAGGGTTCACCATAAATTaacattatattaattaatttcaaaaacttCTGAATGGGGATGGTGGGTCAAATTTTACCACTCATCTACAACTTTGTGTTTGGGTGTATAATTTGTATGCAGATCTTATCTGCAAAATAAAACATCAATATTTTGCTGAGAAGAACCTAGTTTTTCTCCCCATGGTGTAGTGATGGGTGGTTGGAGTGTTGGTTGGGTGAGCTGCCTTTGCAAACTAACCATTTGATAGTTTTACATTCATAGAAATCATATAATTTGATGTTTACAATTATTGTCAAACAGAATTAAGAGAGCTAGTATGGAAGGATAGTAAAAATTCCTTTTCAGGATGCTGGAATGTATCAAATGCTAGGACATAAAGATAGTTTTGTAGTTATTTATTGCAATGGTAAAGATCTAAAGTAAACAGAGTTTGTAAAATTTTTCATGGTTGAAACTCATGTTTCCCATTAAGTTAAAACTTAgataaaatttggtatatcaacttaatgacttcatataattattaacttattttaagtcaataaacacataaatatatttattaaaataacttaatattgcaacttaaaattaaaatgactaCTTTCTTCTATGTGAATGAATTGATTGATCCGGGCACTGACTCACGCGTTTTGTACCTCTACCTCTTCTACCTGTACTTGCTATTTGGTCCCCAAGCCAAGCGTAGCGCTGGTTGTAAAAGTAAGAAGTCAAATAAATAACCTTTCACCTCAAATATATTTTGCCATAATTACCCATATGTGATTTCCTCCATTTCAGCAACCTCCCTTGGCTTCAACAATTGAGCTCGCGTAGCGCTGGTTGTAAAAGTAAGAAGTCAAATAAATAACTTTTCTCCTCAAATATATTTTGCCATAATTACCCATATGTGATTTCCTCCATTTCAGCAACCTCCCTTGGCTTCAACAATTGAGCTCAACTAGAAGAATTCTTCCATCTCTAGCAGTACTCATTCTTACTTTAATATTTGACATATTAAAGTAATAtgccaaatatttttatatttagggAATTTGtcaaattacaaattttaattgattttatgtaagtagaattataaatattttttttatcttttggtATTATTGTACTATATTATgtggtgtattttttttatgataagttatttttttttagttatttatgtAACTTCGTATGCTTTTACAATACTTTTTAATACGAAGTTTTGATAaacaaaatccattttttaatattaatgaggatatgttaatttaatattagaAAAAGTTTAAGTTGGTTTTActaaataaccttaatacttgaactaagaattaagtaatgagttttaagttaatttcaGAGGATGTTTAGTAATTGTGCTTTATGATTTAATATGACCTAATAACTTAATGACtttgtgaaaagagagaaaagggagaatccctaatttttgttattaaaaactattaataatacatattggacttgggtatatatatacatgctagtgggacccacaatacaataaggaaaaaaagaaaaagtaaataactgaaacaactgtacactatctaacactccccctcaagctggagtatgtatgttatatgcaccaagcttgttacaaatgtatttaattctaggactTCTGAAAGATTTAGTAAAAgtatctgctagttgatcatttgaattgataAAACTAGTCAtcacacatcctgatgcgatcttctctctaatgaagtgacagtcaacttcaatgtgtttggttctttcatggaagactggatttgatgcaatatgcaaagcgacttggttgtcacagatgagcttcatctgttcatcctttccaaatctcaactcccgaagaagatgttttagtcatatgagttcacatgttgccagagccatagctcgatactcggcttcagtaCTAGATTttgccactacatcttgtttcttactcttccaggatattaggttacctccaataaaaacacaatacccggaagtggaacgtctatctgtgggtgagccaacccaatctgcatctgtgtaaccaacaacctgggtatgacctctgttcttgtacaacacaccttggcctgatgtgcttttgatatatcgaagaatacggattacaacatcccaatggctatcataTGGTGattgtaggaattgactaacaacatttacaggaaaagaaatgtctggacgagtaatggtgaaatagttcaatttacctacaagtcgacaagtcgccgatatctcccaggatctcctaaaggctcctcctgtcctggtataagtttgacatttggatccataggagtgtctaccggtttacagtctaacataccggtttcttccaagatgtctaaagcatagtTCCTTTGGGAAATaaccacaccggaactggattgagctatctcaatccctaagaaatacttgagtttccccaagtctttagtctgaaagtgggtgaaaaggtgttgctttagtttctgaataccattctgatcactACCTGTAATAACGATGTCATCCATATAAAataccagataaatacactgccccgaagagttatgatgatagaaaatgGAATGGTTTGTTGTACTGCGaaacatgccaaactcttgaacaacagaactaaaacggctaaaccatgctcgaggagattgtttcaagccatatagagaacgacgtaacctgcacactaaaccggactccccctgagcaacaaaaccagacggttgctccatataaacttcctcagcaagatctccatgaaggaaaacatttttaatatctaactgataaagaggccaagaacgcatagcagccatggagagcaatagacgaacaaaagctatcttggcaacaggagagaaagtgtcaccataatcagaaccataaacctgagtatagcctttagcaactaagcgggccttaaggcgatcaacttgaccatcagggccaaccttaactgtgtagacccaacgacaaccaactgtagatttaccagagggtaaaacaacaagatcccaagtgtcaTTGGAGCGTAAAGCAGTCATTTCATCTATCATTGTCTGTCGCCAGCCTAGATGGGAAAAAGCCTcaggggtgctcttgggaagagaaacagaatatataatagaaacaaatgcagaatagggtgaagataatcgatggtaactcaaaaaattgtaaatgagaTGCGGATTACGAGTAGATCAATTACCTTTtcgaagagcaatgggtaagtcagcagaaggaggcagagccgaggcaggagaagccgaagggataggaagtgagtcagtaggtacctcggccaaagaaggaggaacaaCGACATGATGacggcgatgataaacctgaagtgggcgagaagacactgcatcaggtggggagataatgggaaggggtaagacttcagaaataggaagagactcagaggtggagaagaaTGGTGAGTGCTCAAAGAAGGTGATATCAGCAGGGAGAAAGTAGCGATGAGTCTCaaaggaataacaacgataacccttttgaagtctggagtatccaaagaagatgcattttgtggctttggcataaagtttgtcctgtccaggagtgagaatatgaacaaagtaAGTACAACAAAAAACATGAGGAGGACAGAAATAAAGTGGTTAGTCAGGGAAAATAagggaatgaggaatctgatcgtgtaatacagatgagggcatacgattaatcaaatatcatGTTGTAAGAACAATGTCTCTTAAAAACggaaaggaacattactatggagaaggagagtacgagTTGTCTCAATAAGATGTCATTTCttacgttcagctaccccattttgttgaggagtatgagcacaagaagactgatgaaggatcccatgttgggacataaatgaagtaaatggtgcagaaaaatattccatggcattgtcactgcgtaacacacgaataaaaatattgaactgggtttggattttagtataaaatttatggaaaatagagaataactcagctcaatttttcattaaaaataaccaagtaaaTCGAGattagtcatcaatgaaagtgacaaaatactgaaatcctaaagtagacgaggtccgacaaggaccccaaacatcagtgtggacaagttcaaaaggagactttgcccgattattcaaacggtttgggaacgagacacgagtatgtttcccaaggtAACAAGACTCACGCAAGtgacgacaaagatgaaaaacgagGGACTATTTCCTGGAATttggatagactagggtggcccatgcgactgtggatgaggaggggagcattagtggaaatgcaaactgcaggagttgaaggcgatgtgaggtgatagaggccttgagactcacgtcttATGCCAATCGTCTTTCCCGTACTCCGgccctgcaaggtcacaaatttatcagaaaaagtaatagaacagttaagagtacgagtgattttgctgatggagataaaattaaaggaacactcaggagtataaaggacagaagtaaGAGGTAGAGAAGGGAGACGATGTGCCAAACCAATGcttttagccacagtttgagaaccattagctaaggtaacagtaggtaaggtaAAGGTAGTAGTactagaagagaaaagatccttattaccagatatgtgatctgaagcgccagaatctagaatccaaggtccaagagaagatgtgtgggtaagacaagtAGAAGCATTACCAATCTGGGCAACAGAAGTAAcagaagctgacttggtggcctgatagcggagatagtcatcatactcactgtcagtgagggaaataccctgagatgtggaggagCTCGGAGGTTGAGGCGGCTGAGGATCAGATGATTGGGCCATGTGGGCAGGggaggccgcccatgtaactgataacaccgatcacgagtgtggccaagcttattgcaataggtgcaatgaggacgttggcctctacctcggttaccactgcgtcctcctcgagagttagtttgagaaactaacatagaagaatctgaagtgttattAGATGgtaaagtctgagtggaggagatacggaggaggcgagcaaacacatcatccaaggatggaacggaGGAATTGCCAAGAATCTAATCGCGGACGGTCTCAAGATCTGAACGGAGGCCAATAAGcataagaaccatgaagaacttgtcaatctgtgttCATTGATCCCCAACgtcagtagtaagaggcatcacggtcaagaattcttccttaagagaggcaatctgaccaatataagtagataaatccatgtcttgttgtctgacattgacaatagaagaagccaccttataaagacgttggatatcattcgtgtatagccctttcgcctgattccaaaatttaaagcatgttttgtaggcccgaagatgaagcaaaatcttaggatcaactgattgccataacacactacataactgtgcatctatcttcctccattgtactctgtcaacctcagggatatccgtctcctgcgtaacaaggtga
This window contains:
- the LOC117908858 gene encoding inactive beta-amylase 4, chloroplastic yields the protein MAENGGVACKCTERGIYGFRGARFDKRSRIRKNLRNVSMIPLFKHNGLFIWRSIAANNCIFSMDAREKSRSTTLETPGHKRVPIFVMMPVDSFGIDTSGAPRIRRIKALTMSLKALKLAGVHGIAVEVWWGIVERFSPFVYNWSLYEELFKLISESGLKLHVALSFHSNMHSSSRVKGGVSLPLWIVEIGDLNKDIYYRDQNGFSNDDYLTLGVDELPLFCGRTALQCYEDFMFSFINKFESFIGSVIEEISVGLGPSGELRYPAHPFGDGRWRFPGIGEFQCYDKYMMRDLKIAACQEGKPQWGDKGPQNAGYYNSLPSGAPFFEEGQESFLSDYGRFFLEWYSGRLIRHADAILTKAANMLKKYQESKKSSVLLVAKIGGIYWWYHTLSHPAELTAGYYNTALRDGYDPVASMLSRHGAALHISCLEMMDNETPPTYLCSPERLLQQIWTVSKKRIVHLTGRNTNERFDKAGLWQIHANCYHPQAEAVRSFTYFRMNEKIFRAENWNNFVPFVRKMSTDM